A window of the Haloarcula litorea genome harbors these coding sequences:
- a CDS encoding CrcB family protein has protein sequence MTDTHPLAVVETVVLVGIGGFAGSNLRYFVAGVLPGLPGTLLVNAAGSFALGVLVYEAHRIGVLADETSLAASTGFLSSFTTYSTFALQTARAAEWALLNVGANYALGFAGVLAARAAVDAVGGGD, from the coding sequence ATGACAGACACCCACCCGCTCGCGGTCGTCGAGACGGTCGTCCTGGTCGGCATCGGCGGCTTCGCCGGCTCGAACCTCCGGTACTTCGTCGCGGGCGTCCTGCCGGGGCTGCCCGGGACCCTGCTGGTCAACGCCGCCGGGAGCTTCGCGCTCGGGGTCCTCGTGTACGAGGCCCACCGGATCGGCGTGCTGGCCGACGAGACCAGCCTCGCGGCGTCGACGGGCTTTCTCTCCTCCTTTACCACGTACAGTACGTTCGCGCTCCAGACCGCCCGGGCCGCCGAGTGGGCGCTGCTCAACGTCGGCGCGAACTACGCGCTTGGGTTCGCCGGCGTCCTCGCCGCCCGGGCCGCCGTCGACGCCGTCGGGGGTGGTGACTGA
- a CDS encoding DUF5809 family protein, translating to METEGQFAPATAEAARDRYEAVGSTAQVVVKEVAKAMGLDGEEYRERVTGDVVETARDALFAESLAVTVGTRAEFEDWRADADHEVTVLGSEHVDGVVWHAPAFADEAVAATFQDEREAAVGTLRRQAFGRIYSEVV from the coding sequence ATGGAGACAGAGGGGCAGTTCGCGCCGGCGACGGCCGAGGCGGCCCGGGACCGCTACGAGGCGGTCGGGTCGACCGCGCAGGTCGTCGTCAAGGAGGTCGCGAAGGCGATGGGACTGGACGGCGAGGAGTACCGCGAGCGCGTGACCGGCGACGTGGTCGAGACGGCCCGCGACGCCCTGTTCGCGGAGTCGCTCGCGGTGACGGTCGGCACCCGCGCGGAGTTCGAGGACTGGCGGGCCGACGCCGACCACGAGGTGACGGTCCTCGGGAGCGAGCACGTCGACGGCGTCGTCTGGCACGCGCCCGCGTTCGCCGACGAAGCCGTCGCGGCCACCTTCCAGGACGAGCGCGAGGCCGCCGTCGGCACCCTCCGCCGGCAGGCCTTCGGCCGCATCTACAGCGAGGTCGTCTGA
- a CDS encoding DUF5810 domain-containing protein, which produces MGYACPVCGDPQADAGHLANHLAFTAMTGGDDHEAWLDDHVEGWGQLGETELAEAVVDRAEETEYPQVFEESGVDDGHAHGEARHGHDHGGTGDLPPGADSHRGPRDLSEDDREVLAEARDLTRAMLDEGAADDEAGADGGGSDGEPDADGGAGDDEAETE; this is translated from the coding sequence ATGGGATACGCCTGTCCTGTCTGTGGCGACCCGCAGGCCGACGCGGGCCACCTCGCGAACCACCTGGCGTTCACCGCGATGACCGGCGGCGACGACCACGAGGCGTGGCTGGACGACCACGTCGAGGGGTGGGGCCAACTGGGCGAGACAGAACTGGCCGAGGCGGTCGTCGACCGCGCCGAGGAGACGGAGTACCCGCAGGTGTTCGAGGAGAGCGGCGTGGACGACGGCCACGCCCACGGCGAGGCCCGGCACGGACACGACCACGGCGGCACCGGGGACCTGCCGCCCGGGGCCGACAGCCACCGCGGCCCCCGTGACCTGAGCGAGGACGACCGCGAGGTGCTGGCCGAGGCCCGCGACCTCACGCGGGCGATGCTCGACGAGGGGGCGGCGGACGACGAGGCAGGCGCGGACGGCGGTGGAAGCGACGGCGAACCGGACGCGGACGGCGGGGCGGGCGACGACGAAGCCGAAACCGAGTAA
- the crcB gene encoding fluoride efflux transporter CrcB: MVAVEPAHLVGTGGAVGAICRYYLGRAVDREGFPVGTLTVNVVGSFVLGLITFAGAGTDVLLLVGTGACGSFTTFSSFSVDTVRLWERGRPAAAVGNAAVNLAGALLAVALARGLVTLVAGL, encoded by the coding sequence ATGGTGGCGGTCGAACCGGCTCACCTCGTCGGCACCGGGGGCGCGGTCGGCGCGATCTGCCGGTACTACCTCGGCCGGGCCGTCGACCGCGAGGGGTTCCCCGTCGGGACGCTGACGGTCAACGTCGTCGGGAGCTTCGTCCTCGGGCTGATCACCTTCGCCGGGGCGGGGACCGACGTGCTCCTGCTGGTCGGGACCGGAGCCTGCGGATCGTTCACCACGTTCTCGTCGTTCTCGGTCGACACCGTCCGGCTCTGGGAGCGCGGCCGCCCGGCGGCCGCCGTCGGAAACGCCGCGGTCAATCTCGCCGGCGCGCTGCTGGCCGTCGCGCTCGCCCGCGGCCTCGTGACACTCGTGGCTGGCCTCTGA
- a CDS encoding GNAT family N-acetyltransferase — translation MTTVAPDGPGDADRPTVRQAEQADLLEVHRIEQAAFPQPWPFSALESYLSEPGFLVAETGIEDDVPTVAGYVIADTVPNHGTPMGHIKDLAVRSDYRRGGVATALLERALGVLSAAGAGSVKLEVRADNSGARRLYREFGFEHRKTIPNYYDNGENALVMVRLL, via the coding sequence GTGACGACGGTCGCACCCGACGGTCCGGGCGACGCCGACCGGCCGACGGTCCGGCAGGCCGAACAGGCCGACCTGCTGGAGGTCCACCGCATCGAGCAGGCCGCCTTCCCGCAGCCGTGGCCGTTCTCGGCGCTGGAGAGCTATCTGAGCGAGCCGGGCTTCCTCGTGGCCGAGACCGGGATCGAGGACGACGTGCCGACCGTCGCGGGCTACGTCATCGCGGACACGGTGCCGAACCACGGGACGCCGATGGGTCACATCAAGGACCTGGCGGTCCGTTCGGACTACCGGCGGGGCGGCGTCGCGACGGCGCTGCTGGAGCGGGCCCTGGGCGTGCTGTCGGCGGCCGGTGCCGGCTCGGTCAAGCTGGAGGTCCGGGCCGACAACTCGGGCGCGCGCCGGCTCTACCGGGAGTTCGGCTTCGAGCACCGCAAGACCATCCCGAACTACTACGACAACGGCGAGAACGCGCTCGTGATGGTGCGACTGCTCTGA
- a CDS encoding NUDIX hydrolase — protein sequence MTREPTHEWPVVDSAAEYETGWYTGGYDRVRQPDGSEKKYYWAELPDAVVVVARTGDELVFVDQYRPTIREQCLELPAGIVEDGESYTAAGARELREETGFEPAGVSLLEEFWCSTGVLRHRRGIVFAEGLEPVDRDLDDNEFLSVTTVPVEEALSVARREPANDATIEGILLARAEDLL from the coding sequence ATGACCCGCGAGCCGACCCACGAGTGGCCCGTCGTCGACTCGGCGGCCGAGTACGAGACCGGCTGGTACACCGGCGGCTACGACCGCGTGCGCCAGCCCGACGGCTCCGAGAAGAAGTACTACTGGGCCGAGCTGCCCGACGCCGTCGTCGTCGTCGCCCGCACCGGCGACGAGCTCGTGTTCGTCGACCAGTACCGGCCCACCATCCGCGAGCAGTGTCTGGAACTGCCCGCGGGCATCGTCGAGGACGGCGAGTCCTACACGGCCGCCGGGGCGCGCGAGCTCCGCGAGGAGACCGGGTTCGAGCCGGCGGGCGTCTCGCTGTTGGAGGAGTTCTGGTGTTCGACCGGCGTCCTGCGACACCGCCGGGGCATCGTCTTCGCGGAGGGACTGGAGCCGGTCGACCGGGACCTCGACGACAACGAGTTCCTCTCGGTGACGACGGTGCCGGTCGAGGAGGCGCTGTCGGTCGCCCGCCGCGAGCCGGCCAACGACGCCACCATCGAGGGGATCCTGCTGGCCCGGGCCGAGGACCTGCTGTAG
- a CDS encoding DUF7382 domain-containing protein produces MCASLRADERAIEGLPIRLVISLVVGVACLSVMMGTISGIETLQVTEVDVEPHPEVTTPGGTNVTVTVVDPEGSPVSGATVVAKSGSARLSSVATAETGAGGNATLSLSPSLGPNQQEGTVVFDVKPPAGSSYQDTRTNTHLLVVES; encoded by the coding sequence ATGTGTGCGTCACTGCGTGCGGACGAACGAGCGATCGAGGGGCTCCCGATCCGGCTGGTCATCTCACTGGTGGTCGGCGTCGCCTGCCTCAGCGTGATGATGGGGACGATCTCCGGCATCGAGACGCTCCAGGTCACGGAGGTCGACGTGGAGCCACACCCCGAGGTGACGACGCCCGGAGGTACGAACGTCACCGTCACGGTCGTCGACCCGGAGGGGTCTCCGGTCTCGGGCGCGACGGTGGTCGCAAAGAGCGGGTCGGCCCGGCTCTCGTCGGTGGCGACCGCCGAGACCGGGGCGGGCGGGAACGCGACGCTCTCGCTGTCGCCGTCACTGGGGCCGAACCAGCAGGAGGGGACGGTCGTCTTCGACGTGAAACCGCCGGCGGGCAGCAGCTACCAGGACACGCGGACGAACACGCACCTGCTCGTGGTCGAGTCCTAG
- a CDS encoding ATP-binding protein, producing MVVIGRERGDGPTGRLGHYRARDGSPGAAVDVDLNRPHAGLVVGKRGAGKTHTLGVLLEGLAAADGVAPVVADPMGAFGPLADAGIGRVEPPRVSADALGPRAWCSLLGLAPESGAGALVWRAASEAETLAGMRERVADCDAAAAARRAAANHLDLAAAWGVFDADGLTATDLCDGDATVLSLSGLDRAPANAVLAAVAGALYGGRVAGAVDRLPWLLVDEAHAFTDGVAGRPLRRLLTRGRRPGVSCWLATQRPSALPDVAVSQADLLVAHRLTSERDVAALRGARPTYLDALDERLPTETGAALVVDDATETVHHVRVRERRTPDGGASPRAVDGDGGCR from the coding sequence ATGGTGGTCATCGGGCGCGAGCGAGGAGACGGACCGACGGGACGGCTGGGCCACTACCGGGCCCGCGACGGGAGTCCCGGGGCGGCGGTCGACGTCGACCTGAACCGACCGCACGCGGGCCTGGTCGTCGGCAAGCGCGGGGCCGGGAAGACACACACGCTGGGCGTCCTGCTGGAGGGACTGGCGGCGGCCGACGGCGTCGCGCCCGTCGTCGCGGACCCGATGGGCGCGTTCGGCCCGCTGGCGGACGCGGGGATCGGTCGGGTCGAACCGCCGCGTGTCAGCGCGGACGCGCTGGGGCCGCGAGCGTGGTGTTCGCTGCTGGGACTGGCTCCGGAGTCCGGGGCGGGCGCGCTCGTCTGGCGGGCCGCGAGCGAGGCCGAGACGCTGGCCGGGATGCGCGAGCGGGTCGCGGACTGTGACGCGGCCGCCGCCGCCCGCCGAGCGGCCGCCAATCACCTCGACCTGGCGGCGGCGTGGGGCGTCTTCGACGCCGACGGACTGACGGCGACGGACCTCTGTGACGGCGACGCGACCGTGCTGTCGCTGTCCGGGCTCGACCGCGCACCGGCCAACGCCGTCCTCGCGGCCGTCGCGGGGGCGCTGTACGGCGGGCGCGTCGCGGGAGCCGTCGACCGCCTCCCGTGGCTGCTGGTCGACGAGGCACACGCGTTCACCGACGGCGTCGCCGGGCGGCCGCTCCGGCGGTTACTGACCCGGGGGCGGCGGCCGGGGGTGAGTTGCTGGCTGGCGACCCAGCGGCCGAGCGCGCTCCCCGACGTGGCCGTCTCGCAGGCGGACCTCCTTGTCGCCCACCGGCTGACCAGCGAGCGCGACGTGGCGGCGCTGCGCGGGGCCCGGCCCACGTACCTCGACGCGCTCGACGAGCGGCTCCCGACCGAGACGGGGGCCGCGCTGGTCGTCGACGACGCGACGGAGACGGTCCACCACGTCCGGGTGCGCGAGCGCCGGACGCCCGACGGCGGGGCCAGCCCGCGGGCGGTGGACGGAGACGGGGGGTGTCGCTGA
- a CDS encoding rhodanese-like domain-containing protein, whose product MDGEIDGEELRSVLDDEAARVVDIRSPAAFARGHIPGSENVPLGRLVDEVEQFDGDDRVVTVCPKGKSSVQAARLIASYEGFEGRVESFAPGLQGWDGPIEERGADAGGADEGPDAPF is encoded by the coding sequence ATGGACGGCGAGATCGACGGCGAGGAGCTCCGGTCGGTGCTCGACGACGAGGCCGCCCGCGTGGTCGACATCCGATCGCCCGCGGCGTTCGCACGGGGCCACATCCCCGGCAGCGAGAACGTCCCGCTCGGGCGACTCGTCGACGAGGTCGAGCAGTTCGACGGCGACGACCGCGTGGTGACGGTGTGTCCGAAGGGGAAATCGAGCGTCCAGGCCGCGCGGCTCATCGCCTCCTACGAGGGGTTCGAGGGCCGCGTCGAGAGCTTCGCGCCCGGCCTGCAGGGCTGGGACGGCCCGATCGAGGAGCGGGGAGCCGACGCGGGCGGGGCAGACGAGGGACCCGACGCGCCGTTCTGA
- a CDS encoding zinc-binding dehydrogenase, with protein sequence MRAAVFTGHGEPLEIRSIDAPTPEPTGVVVQTEACGICRSDWHAWQGDPAWAERGLTEGHVLGHEPAGTVVAVGEEVETVREGDHVAVPFNLGDGTCHQCRTGHANLCDDRIALGLEPGAPGAFAEQVHVPRADANVVALPDGVSSVEMAGLGCRFMTAFHGLVHRADVDGGDWVAVHGCGGVGLSAVHVADALGARVVAVDLFEEKLDFARRLGADETVDADDTDDVPAAVRALTDGGAHVAVDALGVEATCRNAIDCLRKRGQHVQIGLTTAAEGGEIPLPTDDIVGKEIDLVGAIGMQPARYDEILRFVQDDAVDPGAVVSEHVTLDDTPATLAAMTDYETFGIPVITEF encoded by the coding sequence ATGCGCGCCGCAGTGTTCACCGGCCACGGGGAGCCGCTGGAGATCCGGAGCATCGACGCGCCGACGCCGGAGCCGACCGGCGTCGTCGTCCAGACGGAGGCCTGCGGGATCTGCCGGAGCGACTGGCACGCCTGGCAGGGCGACCCCGCCTGGGCGGAGCGTGGACTCACGGAGGGGCACGTCCTCGGACACGAACCCGCCGGCACCGTCGTCGCGGTCGGCGAGGAGGTCGAGACCGTCCGCGAGGGCGACCACGTCGCGGTCCCGTTCAACCTCGGCGACGGCACCTGCCACCAGTGCCGGACCGGCCACGCGAACCTCTGTGACGACCGGATCGCGCTGGGGCTGGAACCCGGTGCCCCGGGGGCCTTCGCCGAACAGGTCCACGTCCCGCGGGCCGACGCCAACGTCGTCGCGCTCCCGGACGGCGTCTCCTCGGTCGAGATGGCGGGGCTGGGCTGTCGGTTCATGACCGCGTTCCACGGGCTCGTCCACCGGGCCGACGTCGACGGCGGGGACTGGGTCGCCGTCCACGGCTGTGGCGGCGTCGGGCTGTCGGCGGTCCACGTCGCCGACGCGCTCGGTGCCCGCGTCGTCGCGGTGGACCTCTTCGAGGAGAAGCTCGACTTCGCCCGCCGACTCGGTGCCGACGAGACCGTCGACGCCGACGACACCGACGACGTTCCGGCGGCAGTCCGGGCGCTCACCGACGGCGGGGCCCACGTGGCGGTCGACGCGCTGGGCGTGGAGGCGACCTGCCGGAACGCCATCGACTGTCTGCGCAAGCGCGGCCAGCACGTCCAGATCGGGCTGACGACGGCGGCGGAGGGCGGCGAGATCCCGCTGCCGACGGACGATATCGTGGGGAAAGAGATCGACCTGGTCGGCGCGATCGGGATGCAGCCGGCCCGTTACGACGAGATCCTCCGGTTCGTTCAGGACGACGCCGTCGACCCCGGGGCCGTCGTCTCCGAGCACGTCACGCTCGACGACACGCCGGCCACGCTCGCGGCGATGACCGACTACGAGACGTTCGGGATTCCGGTGATCACGGAGTTCTGA